A genomic stretch from Mya arenaria isolate MELC-2E11 chromosome 10, ASM2691426v1 includes:
- the LOC128205453 gene encoding trichohyalin-like, with translation MSSSRMSIPGYSSTQGDRNSLDGISRLDSQNSQRGGQGQNGLGQRTKSSAELGSKAYIKEYQRRYSKHVEDGRPSTSYLRLSENKTDQVGGKHSQLPVLPHTTNSKSKPKDRLNKMNYPIQVKIKYHGEERHTEPTFNGEEDEGGEEHVNDDNQDHRRETEDVDDAEATKLLVRFENYLQAFGHDDVTQLDDEYVKNKYEEFFQEMEEELDSRIKENNERNENNRGENKLDKLKGLTNIHLLLERNRKQNPENDKQMYQVKLRTGISEGKYTSVNEEYLTKSPDTEEILSGFEDYLKSLGHGDDTQLDPDYIHMKYEKYMNSLKKERKSRKNDIDRNEDPEINNEISSIQSFKGKNRHDKEENLIKSPESAEILSGFENYLKSFGHGDTTQLKPDYIHMKYEKYMNNLKKERKQGKNGVYKKDIDQNEDPKITHENSLIQTFKGKSRQDDKKKVMKSPDTAEILSGFENYLKSLGHCDSTQLEPEYVHERYEKYMNRLKEKRSLQQNGVYKKENQIMGMVLKDVPHADQRQELQAILSELLQSRNQEETKAKESDNSENAHVGRDQNEILSGFQNYLKSSGCDDISYLDEDYVKAEFKDYLKEIDEEGKAIDRGMDKRRKGENRSNEVKASKRNLFQNSQLKNTGKSTLAHEERNLSIVEDNRIIIHLHTDSFNRISPPPSVPTGLDFDQGSITSNEPDLELTFDDVIDVEQLEGIDAIEQIDPEEYERKMKEERERKRKHKQKKRRKKRDAGKDITAEIAESGEVKHGQDMEDDNIDPNENKNVGEHSQKQKKHKRRHKKYVERDDEMDDYIDDYADNFDEETAEEVKDLDCIKGKSERNMVSVNVDNDTDDEKPVNDNIMEKENSNVSTNTDLDSRKGRTKKKQRKLKPKKTECVGKETKADRNNSKDRNVNMIDTSIDANEKLVAEKKTEKKKKTRKNKSKERNAGKKKASKKRPSMFGINVFDMENAETAHAKLGSEAVSDYEIEIEKLPSIRNQLAKILGPTLEKQIADNEKHDESEVDEIPGNESDDQLEDTNEIETKDEEDKGNENQYQRPLSARLDDVLGDNEAMRKKYRSMSLPLQSDVEKLIKNMKEMSVEELKKPIHIPVYLPAFPQRKIIMKKQFKSNPKRVVHQRRGRSMSVFDLQEMLPWQLDIGTILN, from the exons ATGAGTTCCAGTAGAATGTCAATTCCTGGTTATTCATCAACACAAGGGGATAGGAACTCACTTGATGGAATTTCAAGACTGGATTCTCAGAACAGCCAGAGGGGAGGTCAAGGTCAGAATGGCTTAGGTCAGAGAACAAAGTCCAGTGCTGAACTTGGTTCAAAGGCTTATATTAAGGAGTACCAACGGAGGTACTCAAAACATGTTGAAGATGGAAGGCCTTCAACAAGTTACTTAAGGttaagtgaaaataaaactgatCAAGTTGGAGGAAAGCATAGTCAATTACCAGTCCTTCCTCACACTACAAATAGCAAGTCAAAACCCAAAGACAGGTTGAACAAGATGAATTATCCTATTcaagttaaaattaaataccATGGTGAAGAAAGACATACTGAACCTACCTTCAATGGAGAGGAAGATGAAGGAGGAGAAGAGCATGTTAATGATGATAATCAAGATCACAGAAGAGAGACCGAAGATGTTGATGATGCTGAAGCTACTAAACTTTTGGTAAGGTTTGAAAACTATCTGCAGGCGTTTGGTCATGATGATGTAACCCAGCTAGATgatgaatatgtaaaaaataagtatgaagaGTTTTTTCAAGAGATGGAGGAAGAATTAGATTCAAGAATAAAGGAAAACAATGAAAGGAATGAAAATAACAGGGGAGAAAATAAGCTGGACAAATTAAAAGGATTGACAAACATACATCTTTTGTTAGAAAGAAACAGGAAGCAAAATCctgaaaatgataaacaaatgtATCAAGTTAAACTTCGAACAGGAATATCTGAAGGGAAATACACATCCGTAAATGaagaatatttgacaaaaagtCCAGATACAGAAGAAATTTTGTCAGGGTTTGAAGACTACCTAAAATCACTAGGACATGGTGATGACACTCAGCTCGATCCAGAttatatacatatgaaatatgaaaaatacatgaacaGCTTGAAAAAGGAGAGAAAATCTCGAAAGAATGACATTGACCGAAATGAAGATCCAGAGATAAACAATGAAATCAGTTCAATACAAAGTTTTAAAGGGAAAAATAGACATGACAAAGAAGAAAACCTCATAAAAAGTCCAGAATCTGCTGAAATTTTGTCAGGGTTTGAAAACTACCTGAAATCATTTGGTCATGGTGATACCACACAGCTCAAACCAGATTATATCCATATGAAGTATGAgaaatacatgaacaatttgaaaaaggAGAGAAAACAAGGGAAGAATGGTGTGTATAAAAAAGACATTGACCAAAATGAAGATCCAAAGATTACCCATGAAAACAGTTTGATACAAACTTTTAAAGGTAAAAGCAGACAAGACGATAAGAAAAAAGTCATGAAAAGTCCAGATACTGCTGAAATTTTGTCAGGGTTTGAAAACTACCTAAAATCGTTAGGTCATTGTGATAGCACACAGCTTGAACCAGAATATGTTCATGAAAGGTATGAGAAGTATATGAACAGATTAAAGGAGAAAAGAAGTCTGCAACAAAATGgtgtttataaaaaagaaaaccagATTATGGGAATGGTGTTAAAAGACGTACCACATGCAGATCAGCGACAGGAGTTACAAGCTATTTTGAGTGAATTACTTCAGAGCAGAAATCAGGAAGAGACCAAAGCTAAGGAAAGTGACAATAGTGAAAACGCTCATGTTGGAAGAGATCAAAATGAAATCCTGTCAGGTTTTCAAAACTACCTTAAGTCAAGTGGGTGTGATGATATATCATATCTTGATGAGGATTATGTAAAAGCAGAGTTTAAAGACTACCTCAAAGAAATAGATGAAGAAGGCAAGGCAATTGATAGAGGAATGGATAAAAGGAGAAAAGGTGAAAACAGGTCCAATGAAGTGAAAGCTTCAAAACGCAATCTGTTTCAAAACTCTCAACTTAAAAACACTGGTAAATCAACCCTAGCACATGAGGAAAGAAACTTGAGTATAGTTGAGGACAATAGGATTATAATTCATTTACATACAGATAGCTTTAACAGAATTTCTCCTCCTCCATCAGTACCTACTGGCCTTGATTTTGATCAAGGATCAATAACATCTAATGAGCCTGATTTGGAACTCACTTTTGATGATGTAATTGATGTTGAGCAATTGGAAGGTATTGATGCTATTGAGCAAATAGACCCAGAAGAATATGAAAGAAAGATGAAAGAGGAACGAGAAAGAAAAAGGAAACACAAACAGAAGAAAAGGAGAAAGAAAAGGGATGCTGGTAAAGATATTACTGCTGAAATAGCTGAAAGTGGTGAAGTAAAGCATGGCCAAGATATGGAAGATGACAACATAGACCCGAACGAGAACAAAAATGTTGGGGAACATTCACAGAAGCAGAAGAAACACAAAAGGAGACATAAAAAGTATGTGGAAAGAGATGATGAAATGGATGATTACATTGACGATTATGCAGATAACTTTGATGAAGAAACTGCTGAGGAAGTAAAAGACTTAGATTGTATCAAAGGAAAATCTGAAAGAAACATGGTCTCAGTAAATGTGGATAATGATACTGATGATGAAAAACCAGTGAATGATAATATAATggaaaaagaaaattcaaacGTCTCTACAAATACTGATTTAGATTCAAGAAAAGGAAGAACAAAGAAGAAACAAAGGAAATTAAAGCCCAAAAAGACTGAATGTGTTGGAAAGGAAACTAAAGCAGACAGAAACAATTCAAAAGATAGGAATGTTAATATGATTGACACAAGCATTGATGCAAATGAAAAACTGGTGGCAGAAAAGAAGACagagaagaaaaagaaaacaaggaAAAACAAATCCAAGGAAAGGAATGCTGGGAAGAAAAAAGCTTCCAAAAAGCGTCCTTCAATGTTTGGAATTAACGTTTTCGACATGGAAAATGCTGAAACAGCTCATGCTAAGTTGGGATCAGAAGCTGTTTCTGATTATgaaatagaaatagaaaaattgcCTAGCATAAGAAATCAGCTGGCTAAGATTCTTGGGCCAACATTGGAGAAGCAGATAGCTGACAATGAAAAGCATGATGAAAGCGAGGTTGATGAAATACCAGGTAATGAAAGTGATGATCAGCTTGAAGATacaaatgaaattgaaacaaaagaTGAAGAAGACAAAGGAAATGAAAATCAGTATCAGAGACCTCTATCAGCAAGACTTGATGATGTTTTGGGAGATAATGAGGCTATGCGGAAGAAATACCGATCCATGTCCCTTCCCCTTCAGTCTGATGTTGAGAAACTTATTAAAAACATGAAGGAAATGTCAGTGGAAGAACTGAAAAAGCCAATACATATTCCAGTGTATTTGCCAGCCTTTCCACAGCGGAAGATTATCATGAAGAAACAGTTTAAAAGTA ATCCAAAAAGGGTTGTTCACCAAAGAAGGGGAAGGtcaatgtcagtttttgacCTTCAGGaaatgttgccatggcaactagATATAGGTACCATTTTGAACTGA